The following are from one region of the Geoalkalibacter subterraneus genome:
- a CDS encoding gamma carbonic anhydrase family protein, translating into MILPFFEKLPQLKGEVFIEKSARVIGDVNLGDGASIWFNVVVRGDVNYIRIGDRTNIQDGSVVHVTRDTHPTILGDDVTVGHNVTLHGCIIGNRVLVGMGAVVLDGVEIGDDCIIGAGSVVAPGTKVPAGHLILGNPGRVKRPLKSSEISHLKVSADNYIHYMRQYLSMTEEGCGKIG; encoded by the coding sequence ATGATTTTACCGTTTTTTGAAAAACTTCCCCAATTGAAGGGCGAAGTTTTTATTGAAAAAAGCGCCCGGGTTATCGGTGATGTCAATCTGGGCGATGGTGCCAGCATCTGGTTCAACGTCGTGGTGCGCGGTGATGTCAATTATATCCGCATCGGAGATCGAACCAATATTCAGGATGGCTCTGTCGTTCATGTGACCCGTGACACCCACCCGACGATCCTGGGGGATGACGTTACCGTTGGACACAATGTGACGCTTCATGGCTGCATCATCGGCAATCGGGTTCTGGTGGGAATGGGGGCGGTGGTTCTCGATGGCGTCGAAATCGGTGATGATTGTATTATCGGTGCCGGTTCCGTGGTAGCCCCCGGGACAAAAGTTCCCGCAGGGCATCTGATACTTGGGAATCCTGGCCGCGTCAAAAGGCCATTAAAATCTTCGGAAATTTCTCACCTTAAGGTTTCTGCGGACAATTACATTCACTATATGCGGCAATATCTTTCCATGACGGAAGAAGGGTGCGGAAAGATTGGTTGA